The following proteins are co-located in the Fluviicola sp. genome:
- a CDS encoding CAP domain-containing protein: MIRYLFGILSIFFLSVNAGAQLSAENTLQLRQELLAQINALRAGKKLSTLKFDPVLEKAAVFHSNYMAKNRILRHDEKDPKNAVPKSRVINAGGNDMELVGENIIQSAPQTFPLGKEQVSKLAKELFESWKKSPPHYGNMINANYVLADFGFAVDTVNKIVYGTNLFGKRGTVIANQLSKNSFGLRMAPSSCQNEFEGYSNLIYNLGNSIAVVNGKVMLYLSDKELITKTLTKTNDGLAVDLLERKQFPCGRENILDMSPFYDGVLLKPKYKQDILGGNEAESDYRFVVSLGDVPKNLAGKELELTLVFIKNGEACYLINSGDVPSDRYNLGEVEPIVYVPEKVPFNYEGIIQSEEVKFDFKPKDSIPAKLPALNVQHKRIHSVYIQSYSSIDGDSLSNAYYHYMRAQWIRNYVKKNTAAKDDQIQLDYKENWELMEFQMRYHFAEDLLLLPHDSIRKYYSFLEEIPWKQLFTEQRRSSATINYYAQLPPTASPIDLARLNLRTALINGQWDLANKCLAEFYQKKEFPEFILDNPYFEIIKGQPELVQNIAAIYIQNGIYDLVSETQFLFAALQLGEKLSKGAKENLAILYCKLSYDLLGVWDLPSQQLANVIKPKEVLRVIQDVDFRPEVMANVHLTFIDYYGQINDSKRISTSFDFIADYYSKRTMNLKDEIQLCLFFNRWSKYDLTITHLLPKFKEKKLNNEGIMLLAKTMVFFPESDPKTINEVLRAAAVNKAGWCKWLREEFQLLRDEETKKLYCKTCGY, encoded by the coding sequence ATGATCAGGTACCTATTCGGGATTTTAAGCATTTTCTTTCTGTCGGTCAACGCCGGAGCTCAATTGAGTGCTGAAAATACCTTGCAACTTCGTCAGGAATTACTGGCACAAATCAATGCGCTAAGGGCTGGAAAGAAGCTCTCAACATTAAAATTCGATCCTGTACTGGAGAAAGCGGCTGTTTTTCATTCGAATTACATGGCGAAAAACCGGATTTTAAGACACGATGAAAAAGACCCGAAAAATGCAGTTCCTAAATCCCGGGTAATCAACGCAGGAGGAAACGATATGGAACTGGTGGGTGAAAACATCATTCAATCTGCTCCGCAAACCTTTCCGCTGGGAAAAGAACAGGTTTCAAAGCTGGCTAAAGAATTGTTCGAATCCTGGAAAAAATCCCCTCCGCATTACGGCAATATGATCAACGCCAATTATGTGCTGGCTGATTTCGGCTTTGCGGTCGATACAGTTAATAAAATCGTTTATGGAACCAATTTATTCGGGAAACGCGGAACAGTCATTGCCAATCAATTGTCTAAGAATTCATTCGGACTCAGAATGGCTCCATCCAGTTGTCAGAACGAATTTGAGGGATATTCGAATTTGATTTACAACCTGGGAAACAGTATTGCTGTGGTTAACGGTAAGGTGATGCTGTACCTGTCCGACAAAGAATTGATTACAAAAACTCTGACTAAAACCAATGATGGATTGGCGGTAGACCTGTTGGAAAGAAAGCAGTTTCCGTGCGGTAGAGAGAACATACTCGATATGTCGCCGTTTTACGACGGGGTTTTATTAAAACCGAAGTACAAGCAGGATATTCTTGGCGGAAACGAAGCGGAAAGCGATTACCGGTTTGTGGTTTCCCTGGGAGATGTTCCTAAAAACCTGGCAGGAAAAGAGCTTGAGCTGACTTTGGTCTTTATCAAGAACGGGGAAGCGTGTTACCTGATCAATTCCGGCGATGTTCCTTCGGACCGCTATAACCTCGGTGAAGTGGAACCGATCGTATATGTTCCGGAAAAAGTGCCTTTTAATTACGAAGGGATCATTCAATCGGAAGAAGTGAAATTTGATTTCAAGCCAAAAGATTCCATTCCGGCTAAATTACCGGCCCTGAATGTTCAGCATAAACGCATACACTCGGTTTACATTCAGTCCTATTCCTCCATCGACGGGGATTCCCTTTCGAATGCATATTATCACTACATGCGGGCGCAATGGATCAGGAATTATGTCAAAAAGAATACAGCAGCCAAAGACGACCAGATCCAATTGGATTACAAGGAAAACTGGGAATTGATGGAATTCCAGATGCGCTATCATTTTGCAGAGGATTTGTTGTTGCTTCCTCACGATTCGATCCGGAAGTATTACAGCTTTCTGGAAGAAATTCCGTGGAAACAACTCTTTACGGAACAGCGCCGTTCAAGTGCCACGATCAATTATTATGCGCAGCTTCCTCCAACAGCTTCTCCCATCGATTTGGCGCGCTTGAATTTAAGAACAGCGTTGATCAATGGTCAATGGGATTTGGCCAACAAATGCCTGGCGGAATTTTACCAGAAAAAGGAATTTCCCGAATTCATTTTGGATAATCCGTATTTTGAGATCATCAAAGGGCAGCCGGAATTGGTGCAGAATATTGCAGCGATTTACATTCAAAACGGAATTTACGATTTGGTTTCAGAAACGCAATTCTTATTTGCAGCGCTTCAATTAGGGGAAAAGCTTTCCAAAGGAGCAAAGGAAAACCTGGCGATCCTGTATTGCAAGCTGTCTTACGATCTGCTGGGAGTGTGGGATTTGCCTTCACAGCAACTGGCGAATGTGATTAAACCGAAAGAAGTGCTCCGGGTGATCCAGGATGTGGATTTTCGCCCGGAAGTAATGGCAAATGTTCATTTGACTTTTATTGATTATTACGGACAGATCAATGATTCGAAACGCATCTCAACTTCTTTTGATTTTATAGCCGATTATTACAGCAAACGAACAATGAACCTGAAGGATGAAATCCAGTTGTGCCTGTTCTTCAACCGGTGGAGCAAATACGATTTGACGATCACTCACTTACTGCCGAAGTTCAAAGAGAAAAAACTGAATAATGAAGGGATTATGCTGCTTGCAAAAACGATGGTTTTTTTCCCGGAATCGGATCCGAAAACAATCAATGAAGTATTGCGGGCAGCGGCAGTGAATAAAGCGGGATGGTGTAAATGGCTTCGGGAAGAATTCCAGTTGCTGCGCGACGAGGAAACGAAAAAGCTCTACTGTAAAACCTGCGGATACTAG
- a CDS encoding group III truncated hemoglobin — MKEIETKADVELLVDVFYQKLVKDELVSHFFAKLDLKEHLPRVVQFWSFILLDEAGYSANMMEKHARLNLDAASFDRWLKLFHETVDQFFTGEKAELAKQRSTLIAWTMKTKFIK, encoded by the coding sequence ATGAAAGAGATCGAAACGAAAGCAGACGTGGAATTACTGGTAGATGTTTTCTATCAGAAACTGGTAAAGGATGAATTGGTTTCCCACTTTTTTGCGAAGCTCGATCTGAAGGAACATTTGCCACGTGTGGTGCAATTCTGGAGTTTTATTTTATTGGACGAAGCAGGTTACAGTGCCAACATGATGGAGAAACACGCCCGTTTGAATCTTGACGCGGCATCTTTTGACCGCTGGCTGAAATTATTCCATGAAACAGTCGATCAGTTCTTTACAGGAGAGAAAGCCGAATTGGCCAAACAGCGCTCCACATTGATTGCCTGGACGATGAAAACAAAGTTCATTAAATAA
- a CDS encoding Dps family protein, translating to MSSQQDLNNKMNRLLATYQVHYQNLRAIHWNIKGTNFFELHLKYEELYTRTQIIIDDLAERILTLGITPLHRFEDYLKHSDLKENGTIHDGKEGMTYILNAQETILKLEREILSESADLGDEGTNAMMSDLVREKEKTNWMFAAWLGK from the coding sequence ATGAGTTCACAACAAGATCTGAATAACAAAATGAATCGCCTGTTGGCAACGTACCAGGTACATTATCAAAATTTGCGTGCGATCCACTGGAATATAAAAGGTACAAATTTCTTCGAATTGCATTTGAAATACGAGGAATTGTACACCAGAACGCAAATCATTATTGATGATCTGGCAGAGCGCATCCTGACTTTAGGCATTACCCCGCTTCACCGTTTCGAAGACTATCTGAAACACAGTGATTTGAAAGAGAACGGAACGATCCACGACGGAAAAGAAGGTATGACGTACATTTTGAATGCGCAGGAAACTATTCTTAAATTAGAACGTGAAATTTTATCCGAATCAGCGGATTTGGGTGATGAAGGAACAAACGCCATGATGAGTGACCTGGTTCGCGAGAAAGAGAAAACGAACTGGATGTTCGCTGCATGGCTGGGGAAGTAA
- a CDS encoding PKD domain-containing protein: protein MYKNLILLFLLIWTLPSQASHIVGGEIYYDYLGGNNYKFYIALYRDCASTGAAYDSPMPLSVFTGTGIRISDENVTFPGSTILPIVFNNPCITPPSGICTERAIYTVILNLPPSVSGYIVAYQRCCRGPNITNLVNPDDTGLTIKAIIPPGGGNQYVNSSARFVNYPPLVICNNENLIFDHSAIDPDGDSLSYELVTPHAGANSVNPAPNPIPNPPYPNVNWAGGFSVTVPLGPGSTTTINQTTGQLFVDANNLGLYVVGIRVNEWRNGVLISYVTRDFLFRVVNCNVQLSAVVTEQEETPGFISYCQGLSFTFDNQSFGASSYYWDFGVNGITTDNSTAFEPTYVFPQPGTYHVMLVANPGWPCTDTTYVDLILQNPFQVDFSFVDSTCFIDNTLDFHSQIINGPPATQFSWNFGPNATPGTSTAANVNNVAFSSPTGNVVTLIGTYDVCADTVSKPIFFYSKPDPQVGFQTNHECIGYTQTFANNSTGSTTYSWDFGVPGINTDVSNAVSPTYTFPAEGTYPITLIASSGPNCSDTMVQNITIYEPLSVSFTHNDSLCVTNNSFNFVGTVTGPSITQYSWDFGSHATPSNATSLNVNNVVYDDSGIYPVTLTASFLNCSESAQSSVFIFSVPTVGFTISDELKCEPYPAQFINLSQYEAPLLYSWTFGDGGTSTEENPLYVYYHAGTYSVELTVISTIGCIDTFVLEQPDLVTIHPKPVAGFSVDKTETTICDSQVKFTDLSQGATHISYFFNEFNSGSTDPNPVHTYFSDGMHYPQQIVFNQFGCSDTTFQTIAIEPFMVYVPNTFTPDGNEFNNDFYPKMGLTPVEWDMKIFNRWGEEVYRSTNYEEHWDGTFTGLPCKEDVYSYVIRYTSCAPYANAEVITGHVTLLR from the coding sequence ATGTATAAAAACCTCATACTGTTATTCCTGTTAATCTGGACTCTTCCGTCCCAGGCGTCGCATATTGTGGGAGGTGAAATTTACTACGACTACCTGGGAGGCAACAATTACAAATTCTACATTGCTCTTTACCGGGATTGTGCTTCTACAGGAGCCGCATACGATTCTCCCATGCCTTTAAGTGTTTTCACCGGTACGGGAATCCGTATCTCGGATGAGAACGTAACGTTTCCGGGAAGTACCATTTTACCGATCGTTTTTAATAATCCCTGTATCACGCCTCCTTCCGGAATTTGTACGGAACGGGCCATCTACACGGTGATCTTAAACCTGCCACCGTCTGTAAGCGGCTATATTGTTGCTTACCAGCGCTGCTGCAGAGGGCCGAATATTACCAACCTGGTAAACCCGGATGATACCGGTTTAACGATCAAAGCGATTATTCCACCGGGGGGAGGAAACCAATACGTGAACAGTTCGGCACGTTTTGTGAATTACCCGCCATTGGTTATCTGTAACAACGAAAACCTGATTTTTGACCACAGTGCTATCGATCCTGACGGAGACAGTTTATCCTATGAATTGGTAACGCCGCACGCCGGAGCAAATTCCGTGAACCCTGCACCAAACCCGATTCCGAACCCGCCTTATCCCAATGTAAACTGGGCTGGAGGATTCAGTGTCACGGTACCGCTTGGGCCAGGGTCTACTACGACCATTAATCAGACAACAGGCCAGTTATTTGTAGACGCAAACAACCTGGGACTGTATGTAGTCGGAATCCGCGTAAATGAATGGAGAAACGGCGTACTGATCAGTTATGTGACCCGTGATTTCCTTTTCCGCGTGGTAAACTGCAACGTACAGCTTTCAGCGGTTGTTACCGAACAGGAAGAAACACCCGGATTTATTTCCTACTGCCAGGGATTGAGCTTCACGTTCGACAATCAAAGTTTCGGAGCAAGCAGCTATTACTGGGATTTCGGTGTAAACGGTATTACAACGGACAACAGTACGGCTTTTGAACCGACTTATGTTTTCCCGCAACCGGGAACCTATCACGTGATGCTGGTCGCCAATCCCGGCTGGCCATGTACCGATACTACGTATGTGGACCTGATTCTTCAAAACCCGTTCCAGGTGGATTTCAGTTTTGTAGATTCGACCTGTTTCATTGACAATACGCTCGATTTCCACAGCCAGATCATCAACGGACCTCCGGCCACACAGTTTAGCTGGAATTTCGGGCCGAATGCAACGCCCGGTACTTCAACGGCCGCAAATGTCAACAACGTTGCTTTCAGTTCACCCACCGGAAACGTAGTAACGCTTATCGGAACCTATGATGTATGTGCCGATACCGTTTCAAAACCGATTTTCTTTTACAGCAAACCGGATCCGCAGGTTGGTTTCCAGACAAACCACGAGTGTATCGGGTATACACAGACTTTTGCCAATAATTCGACCGGATCTACCACGTATTCCTGGGATTTCGGTGTACCGGGAATCAATACGGATGTCAGCAATGCGGTTTCCCCTACTTACACCTTTCCTGCAGAAGGAACTTATCCCATTACGCTAATTGCCAGCAGCGGGCCGAACTGTTCGGATACCATGGTTCAGAACATTACCATTTACGAACCGCTCAGCGTTTCCTTTACACACAACGATTCGCTTTGTGTTACCAATAACAGTTTCAATTTTGTGGGAACGGTTACAGGCCCTTCCATCACGCAATATTCCTGGGATTTCGGAAGCCACGCAACTCCTTCGAACGCGACCAGCCTGAATGTGAACAACGTTGTTTATGACGATTCCGGCATTTATCCCGTTACGCTGACCGCAAGCTTTTTGAATTGTTCGGAAAGTGCCCAGTCAAGCGTATTTATTTTCTCGGTACCAACCGTCGGGTTTACAATCAGCGACGAGTTGAAATGCGAACCTTATCCGGCACAATTCATCAATTTAAGCCAGTATGAAGCTCCGTTGCTCTATTCCTGGACATTCGGAGACGGGGGAACGAGTACCGAAGAAAACCCGTTATATGTTTACTATCACGCGGGAACTTATTCCGTGGAACTGACCGTGATTTCAACAATCGGATGTATCGACACCTTTGTTTTGGAACAGCCCGATCTTGTGACCATTCACCCGAAACCGGTAGCCGGATTCTCCGTGGATAAAACCGAGACAACGATCTGTGATTCCCAGGTCAAGTTTACCGATTTATCACAGGGAGCCACGCACATCAGTTACTTCTTCAATGAATTCAACTCCGGAAGTACGGACCCGAACCCGGTTCACACGTATTTTTCAGACGGAATGCACTACCCGCAACAAATTGTTTTCAATCAGTTCGGCTGCAGCGACACCACTTTCCAAACGATCGCCATCGAACCGTTTATGGTCTATGTTCCGAATACCTTCACTCCTGACGGAAACGAGTTCAACAATGATTTCTATCCGAAAATGGGCTTAACTCCCGTTGAATGGGATATGAAGATTTTCAATCGCTGGGGAGAAGAAGTTTACCGCTCCACGAACTACGAAGAGCACTGGGACGGAACATTTACAGGGCTTCCGTGCAAGGAGGATGTTTACAGCTACGTGATCCGCTATACTTCCTGCGCACCTTATGCCAATGCGGAGGTCATTACGGGGCATGTAACGCTCTTGCGTTAA
- a CDS encoding gamma carbonic anhydrase family protein produces the protein MALIKSCRGIEPQFGEDVFLAENATVVGDVVMGDRCSVWFNAVIRGDVNSIRMGNQVNVQDGAVIHCTYEKTKTTLGNNVSIGHNALVHGCTVEDNVLIGMGSIVMDNCYIESNCIIAAGAVLLENTHVEAWSVYAGIPAKKVKTLSPELFEGEVQRIANNYVMYSGWFK, from the coding sequence ATGGCGCTTATAAAATCATGCAGAGGGATAGAACCTCAATTCGGAGAGGATGTTTTCCTGGCAGAAAATGCAACGGTAGTCGGTGATGTGGTCATGGGAGACCGCTGTTCGGTTTGGTTCAATGCAGTGATCCGCGGGGATGTGAATTCCATCCGTATGGGAAACCAGGTGAATGTGCAGGACGGCGCTGTGATCCATTGTACGTATGAGAAAACCAAAACGACTTTGGGAAACAATGTTTCGATCGGGCATAATGCGCTGGTTCACGGCTGCACGGTAGAAGACAATGTATTGATCGGAATGGGTTCAATTGTGATGGACAACTGCTACATCGAATCCAACTGCATCATTGCAGCAGGAGCGGTTTTGCTGGAAAATACGCATGTAGAAGCATGGAGTGTATATGCAGGAATCCCGGCAAAGAAAGTGAAAACCTTGTCCCCGGAGCTATTCGAAGGTGAAGTGCAGCGCATCGCGAATAATTACGTGATGTATTCCGGTTGGTTTAAGTAG
- a CDS encoding peroxiredoxin has translation MSVVGKKFPSVLVNAMDEMGDTFQIDVLKHAIEHKKKVVLFWYPKDFTFVCPTEIHAFQEASAEFAKRNTLVIGASCDTAEVHFAWLNTPKDNGGIEGVKFPLIADSTRRLAEELDILDFDPYDEDSAGDNVTYRATYLIDEEGTVFHESVNHMPVGRNVQEYIRLVDAYTHVQQHGEVCPANWEEGKDAMKANAASTAEYLSKH, from the coding sequence ATGAGTGTAGTAGGTAAAAAATTCCCTTCCGTATTGGTGAATGCAATGGATGAAATGGGAGATACTTTTCAAATCGATGTGTTGAAGCATGCCATTGAGCACAAGAAAAAAGTAGTATTGTTCTGGTATCCGAAAGATTTCACGTTCGTTTGTCCGACGGAAATTCACGCTTTCCAGGAGGCTTCTGCTGAGTTTGCAAAACGCAATACTTTGGTAATCGGGGCATCTTGTGATACTGCTGAGGTTCACTTTGCGTGGTTAAACACACCGAAAGACAACGGAGGTATCGAAGGAGTTAAATTCCCGTTGATTGCTGATTCAACACGTCGTTTGGCTGAAGAACTGGATATTTTGGATTTCGATCCGTACGATGAAGATTCAGCAGGTGACAACGTGACTTACCGTGCAACTTACCTGATCGACGAAGAAGGAACAGTTTTCCACGAGTCAGTGAACCACATGCCTGTAGGGCGTAACGTGCAGGAGTATATCCGTTTGGTGGATGCTTACACACATGTACAACAGCATGGTGAAGTATGTCCTGCAAACTGGGAAGAAGGAAAAGATGCTATGAAAGCAAATGCTGCAAGTACAGCAGAATATTTAAGCAAACACTAA
- a CDS encoding LysR family transcriptional regulator gives MISPQQIAYILSVYETGSISRAAEQCFVTQPTLSMQLKKAEELLGHIIFHRDTNTMELTDFGKSLIPLLQQIQGDFGAIDRISQIYSGTYKERLRIGVIPTVAAYLLLDNFQEWQALLPNTQVFVEELKTEELIEALDQRKVDLAILAGPLNQNHYRITPLFMEEILAYAPSVPGEILLVDQLKDLQPWLLNKGNCLRTQMMQFCAIDDDLPSSWNYQGGNMDLLMRMVDQQGGYTLIPEYYHPFVSQTTEFKSIRDNQGSFPGRSIIAVSAFRHANWDSMEKIIRSIQHKYSKPVSKELELLSWK, from the coding sequence ATGATTTCACCACAGCAAATAGCATACATTCTTTCCGTTTATGAAACGGGATCCATCAGCCGGGCAGCCGAACAATGTTTCGTAACGCAACCCACACTTTCCATGCAACTGAAAAAAGCAGAGGAGTTATTGGGGCATATTATTTTTCACCGGGATACGAATACGATGGAACTGACGGATTTCGGGAAGTCGCTGATTCCACTTTTGCAGCAAATCCAGGGAGATTTCGGCGCAATAGACCGCATCAGTCAAATCTATTCCGGAACTTATAAGGAACGTTTGCGAATCGGGGTAATCCCTACGGTTGCAGCTTATTTGTTATTGGATAATTTCCAGGAATGGCAGGCTTTGCTTCCGAATACCCAGGTTTTTGTCGAAGAATTGAAAACCGAAGAATTGATAGAAGCCCTGGACCAACGGAAAGTGGACCTGGCTATTTTGGCCGGACCTCTGAACCAGAATCATTACCGCATTACGCCTTTGTTCATGGAAGAAATCCTGGCGTATGCTCCGAGCGTTCCCGGTGAAATCTTATTGGTCGATCAGTTGAAAGACCTTCAACCGTGGTTGCTCAACAAAGGAAATTGCCTGCGCACGCAGATGATGCAATTTTGCGCGATTGATGATGATTTGCCCTCAAGCTGGAATTACCAGGGCGGAAACATGGATTTGTTGATGCGCATGGTTGACCAGCAGGGTGGTTACACGCTGATCCCGGAATATTACCATCCTTTCGTTTCTCAAACTACCGAGTTCAAATCGATCCGTGACAACCAGGGTTCTTTCCCGGGCAGGTCTATTATCGCAGTAAGTGCTTTCCGGCATGCAAACTGGGATTCGATGGAAAAGATTATCCGTTCCATTCAGCACAAATACAGCAAGCCGGTTTCGAAGGAGTTGGAGTTGTTGAGTTGGAAATAG
- a CDS encoding thioredoxin family protein, producing MFTELTEDNLEQLLNTNQKVMVQYGASWCGNCKITKPKFKRMAEENPGIEFYYVDAEKLPNSRKFADVSNLPTFAGFVNGELVKQAQGNKVEIIQEIKDAVAGN from the coding sequence ATGTTTACAGAGTTAACGGAAGACAATTTAGAGCAGTTATTGAATACCAATCAAAAAGTGATGGTTCAATACGGAGCATCGTGGTGTGGTAACTGTAAAATCACCAAGCCTAAATTCAAACGAATGGCTGAAGAAAATCCCGGAATAGAATTCTATTACGTGGATGCAGAGAAATTACCAAACTCGCGCAAATTTGCGGATGTTTCCAACCTGCCTACTTTCGCGGGCTTTGTGAACGGCGAATTGGTAAAGCAAGCCCAGGGAAATAAAGTAGAAATCATTCAAGAGATCAAAGATGCGGTTGCCGGTAATTAA